ACTAAActgctgtgcaatgatcataTTTAAAGCGTTATCATTAGCTCCCGCACTGGAGGAGCTGTGCTCCGCCtgatgctgttgatgttgctgctgttgttgttggttgcgCAACGCATTGCTGCGACTGCTGGAGCGGGTCAGATGTGCgttagttgctgttgttgttgtggtactGCTGACAACTGtggctgtagctgtagctgcagctgctgcctgCGTCTGCTCGTTGATCGATTCAGGCGCATCCTCAATGTGCAGCACGGCACTTGTTGACTTGACCACATCCACAATATTGGATGAATTATGGCGATAACTATCGCTGCCATTCCAAAGCCCAAGATCTGTGCGCTGCAGCTCAGACGAGACGAGAGCATAAAACTCTAACGTGGGTCCCAATCCAGTGCCCACCTAATCGAGAAATAACAGCAGGGATTAGTATGAATGCTAcaaatgcaattcaatttcaaactatttcattttgaaactgttgcatttgattaaattttcgatAGAAATGggaaaagcaaataaattacataacgatttgtttgaaaataaatcaaatttttctcAGCTCTAATTAGTACAACTAATGTCAGAGCTATGGTATAACACTTACCTCATTCTCGTATTGAATCTCGAGAAGCGCCTTGGAGTTGCCAAAGTCCTGGAGTATGTGCTCCGCCTGCTTTAGCAGTTCAGCACGTGAAATTGCCCGCTTGCGTCTATCGAGACGCGGAGCAACACGCTCCGATGATTCAGCAGCATTCAGATCTGGTGTGGTGTCCAATAGACGCTGCAGAGCACGATCCCGATCAAAGCTGGTGGCGTAAAACAGCAAATGGCGCGTCTCGAAGGGGAAGAGGAAGGGACAGGCCATGCCAATTTGTGGCAGCCATTGTGGCAGATTGCCGGTCATAATGACCAATGGATCCTGCAGCTGACGATTCGCCTTTGCTGTAATCTTTGGATGCACAAACTCCGACTGTCCAATGATATTCTGACGCACAACACAGCCATAAAGATGCTCCCAGTGGCGATTGAGCGCGTGTATGACACGCAGCATGCACAGGGCATCCAATGAGGCATCCTGCACAGTGACCACATCGGCGGGCAAGCAGCTGCTCAAAAATTGCTTCAGCGGAGACAATACAGCTGGAGCAATACCCTCGTGCCACAGTTCCGTCTTCTTACGCATGAATTTACTGCTCGATTTGTGGGACTTTTTGCCACCGCTCGATGTGGCTGCTGACGAGGATGAGGAGCACGATGAGGTAGCCAGATGGGACGAGCTGGACGtggcattgctgttgctgctcgtcTTGTGTTGGGCctgattgctgctgctgctgcacgaGCTGTTCGCTCCCGAGCCGACGCCCTCCTCCTCCACTGGACGATAATAAATGGTGTGCTGTTGCACCCAAATGCTGCTGTTACCTGTTGAGAGTTAAAGCAATTGTTAAGAGATTTGCCATAGTCGGAGTATGCTGCTCAACTTACCCAATAGCATCTCGGACTCGTTGTCCGTTTCGTGCTGTTCGTTGACCAGCGGCGAAAACTGCTTGACAGCCTGGTAGACGGTCATGTTGTAGGGCAACACATGCTCCCCAATGAGGAACTGCAGCTTGTGCTTGAATCCGGACTGTGTCATTACAACGGCAGCCACATTATCATCCATATCCTCCTCGCTGTCGTCATCAGAATCGGCACGTATGCCACCATAGCCTCGCACCACTAGATATCGTTCAATTGCTTGGACCATGGCCAAAGGATCGATCTTGACGGTGCCACCTTTCCATTGGCGCAGATTGCTGCACTGCGGGTGACGCTGCAGATTACACTGAAATGGAATGGcgtattaattatttgaattgtaCTAAATTTATCAACTAAATTGGCGTTCATTATTGAAGATTACAACTCACCTTCAACTGATGTGTATTGAAGAAACGCAACGCACTCTGATTGGTGCGACCACCTGGACCAGCTTGAAAGTCGTGCACCTTGACGGGAAACTGTTCCAACTGCGTAACGCAGCCATTCAATTTGGCCACAAAGGCGCCAAAGGCAAGCGGTTCGATAGTCGGCAATTGGCCAACATTTTGAAGTAACGGCTCCAATGGGAGGCCGGCAAAGACGTGCATGAAACTGCGTAGACGAGCATCACGATCGACCAAACCGGATTCGCTAGTCATGTAGTTGAGCATGGCTTTGATGAGACCCGAATGGTTCACCTCGAACGGTGATATGTCGCTCTCCAGGAGAATTGTCTTCAGCTCGAGCAACGCATCCAGGCAATCATGATAGCTGCCATTCAGCTTGAGCAAGATGCTCGATAGTCGCTCCAAGACACTGGTGCTGGCCAACGATGTCGTGGAcattgcagcagctgctgaagATCCCATGCCGGAGCCAACAGCACCGCCCGTTGCACTGTTGCCCTCACTGTCCCGTGCCGCCTTACTGCGACGCGCCTCCTGCTCCGTGTAGCGTTTGACAAAATCAATAGCCTGCTCACGCACCCATTGACGAGCACGTTCCCGATTGGCGGCGGCCATGAGATTGGCATGTGAGATGCTCTTGCTGATGCTCGCCGCCACAGCAGCTGCATTCATGCCGGCAGCTCCATGCTGTGATCCAGCATAGGCCAAGCCAGCCGAGCTGCATGCACCTGATGCacctcctgctcctgttccactgctgctgctgctgccggtaTCTTTGGTCAGTCCGTGGTGTgatgactgttgttgttgctgctgttgctgctgatggtgatgatgatgcgcCGCTTGGCGACCCCAACGTGCCGGATTGAGGGATGCCAGAAACGAGGATTTGGTGGAGGAACTGCTCGCATTACCGCTCGTATTGCCAGCACTAAAGCGTGACTTGGAATTGCTCGATCCTGAGCCAGAGCTGGGCGTGCTACGTCCACCCGCATTGCTGCCGAGGCCTATAAATTAATGGATAGCATTAATAGGATGATCAATTGCTTAGATGATATCTCTACTTACTTGTGGCACGGCTGAGCAGCTCGTGCATTGCCGAACTGGCTGAAGTTgcggctgctgcagctgctgcggcATCCTCCTGTCGCGACTTGGCGCGTCCGCTGCTCTGTGACTTGCGTTTGGGTGGCGCCTTGCGCTTCAACATGTCTGTCATCTTGTGCTGCAACGCCGAGGATGAGCAATTGTTGCCActattgctgctgttactgttgccagctgctgctgcgcttgTGGATGGCACAGCGACAatcatttgctgctgctgctgaaagCCCGTGGAGCCTTGACCTTGCACGCTGTTATAGATGACCTGCGTCGgcagttgttgctggtgttgctgctgctgttggttgctgctgctgccacctgCCGGCAACAACTCCAGTTGTGCCGCTGACAGTGGCGCCGCCGGCTGTTGAAAGTTAAGATATTGACGTGGATCAGTCGCCGATGTGGCGGCAACAAAGTAAGCTGCTCCAACACCTGTCCCTGTGCCCGTCGAGACGGATGAGCTAGGCGCCGAGCTGCTATAGTTGTAGCCAGTAGCATCCAAAGAGCCAGCAGCATTTGtcgtatgttgttgttggtggtgttgatgttgctgttgatgatgttgctgcttgGCCACAGCATTGGCGCTGGCGGTGAGTGCGTTCATGGCATGGGAAAAACTCTTGACACTGTACGATTGATGTTTGGAACTGCTGGGCGTGGCACTGGCACTGCTGGAGCCAGCGGATGATGCTGTCACATTGTCCATAAAAAAGGGATTCACCTGCAAGCTATTCGCCGAGGCGGGTGCACTCTGTGAGCCACCAGCATTGGCTGTTGGCGTGGCCAACTGACTGCCACTGGTGTTGAGTGGTTTTGGCGATGGATTGGCGCAAATGGGATTGCTTGGATCGGTCAACTGGGTAAACTGATAGATGACGCCCTCACGTCGAAAGTGTGTACCAAAAACATCCGGCAGCTGTCGCATTAAGATCTCAGCCATCTGCAATGCGCCCACAACAATTCGCAAATCATTGCTGCCGAGCATGCCGGCAATGTGACTCGATACTAGCTGATATTTGAGCACCTGACGCAGTAACTCCGGCGTGGCATAGTACACCATGCGGAGGAGGGCGCGAAGGCACTTGTAGCGCACATTGGGACCAGCCGACGAGCTGTACACCTCGTAGAGCACATTGAAGATGTGCTTGATGAAATCAGCGGCCAAACCGCGCTCCTCCTTCAGGCAGGCAATGCGCGCATCCAGCGATGGACGTCGCTTTGAATTCGAGCTGGTGCAgatgctggtgttgttgttgttattgttattgctggaACTGGCTGATGtggatgcagatgcagatgcggATGCCGTTGCACCAGTTGTGCTCAGATCCtgtccagctgctgctggtgctacATAATTGGGATTTAGCTTGCGTTGCACGGGCCTTGTGGTGCCGGTGTCCTCGTTAATCTGTTGCATGGCATGAAAATCAACCGTATATGTGCGTCCCAAGGTACTCAAACTGATCTCATCCTCGCTGCTCTGATGAGCGGCCTCAATGAGACGCGAATCGATGGTGGAATAATTGTGCCAGGCACCGCGATCATCACGCCATTGCCACTGCACCTGATCCTGGGTATTGAGTGTGGGTCGGTCCAGCAGTGCATCTACCGCAAAGATGCCTTCCAGCGGCAGACGCGGCATTAGCTCGCCAATTAAACAGGTCAACTCCAAAAGTTCGAGCGGTGGGCGTGTCACCAGCTCCACATGGGTAGCACTCGCTGCCGCCGGCTCCGCATTTCCAGTCAAAAGATAAAGCAATGTGGCAGCAATATCGTTGCGCAACAATGAGATGGCCAAATCGGGACAAGCGGCGCACATCAGGCTGAGCATGCGAACGACATTGGTGAAGGTGCCCGTATTGAGTATGGCGGGTGTCATCACCAGCAACTGTTGGCAATTCTTTAGCAGATCTGGACTTGCGATCTGCTGCAATCGTTTGCCATCGTGGGGGAAACTCTCGACCAGTCGCCAGAAGGCGGTGCAAACGCTGTCCACACACTTCTTGTCCTGCTGCGACAGCAATCGGGCCAATTGTGGCAAACTCTCCGACACAAAATGGAACTCCTCGGCGTGCATATTCTGGCAACAGTTGGCGGTGATGGACAGAGCAGCACGTTGTGCCACAATCGAGAAAAAGTCCAGATAGGTGAGACAGGCACTGATTCCATTCGCCTGTAGTATGGCCTTGTTGTGACGACGCGAGAGTATCTCCAGTGCTGTCAGACTCTGCTCAGCCACGTCCATGCATTGGATGACCTGCAGCTTCTCAAGAAACACGGGCACAGCATCCACGACAGTGCCAGCGGAACGTGGCAATGCCTCCAGCATATAGGCCAATGCACGACATGCGTTATTCATGATATCGAAATTGTGCTCCATGCGCAACAGTTGGATTAGTGCCGGAACAACTTGCTTGACGGGGAACCCGGCCAGGGTATCCTCGTTGCCCATGACAAGCATTTGGCACATCTCGATCGCTGCCTGCAGCTGCTGCGATTCATCGTGCGATTGCAGACCCTGGAGCAGCTGATTCGCCTTGGaagtgctgctgttgccgatTGTCCGATGTAGTATGTGCGTCATCCGTGGTCCCAATGCCCCAAATAGATGCGGCGGCAGACCGCGTGCCTCAAGCAGCGCCTGAAGACGTCCCACTTCGCTGTCATCGCTTTCCGAGTCCGCTgctgcagcggcagcggcggcggcagcagcagcagcagcatttacagcagcagcgccagttgctgctgctgccgctgctgctgctgctgtttgtaaTGCAGCTGATTGTGtagatgatgttgttgttgttgctgttacattgctattgctgctgccaccGGCCGAGGCactattgttgctattgctgccgCCGCTAGCGGTGCTGCTGCTAGTTGCGCCCACCGCGCCGCTAATGTTCACGTTTACCGCCGAGTCCCGAGCGGCGCTCAGTGCGGCTGCAACGATGCTGAGATTTGCCGAGTTGTTACCTGTTAATGCagtgaagaaaacaaaattaatcagttaatattaattttaacttttcgttttttttttttgtaaatgtaaatacacaaaatatcaataaatgtatgtacatacgaaAACAATTGAttgtataaatacaaatagatagatagatagtgtgaaagagaaagatagagagcagctgacaacaataagaaaagcaaagaaaaatcgataatagaaaatcaaatgaaaattgtgcTTATCGATAGTTGTTAGTGTtgacaaactaaaaaataatgaaaaccaAAGCTGTTTATgctgccacctgccacctgAGTCACCCTGTGTGCcgtaataaaacaaaaacatttgtaaTGCGTTTTATATGAGTGtaagagaaaaattataataaaatatatgtgtattaatgatttaaaaataagtatgtgtgtgtttgtattttaagagttaattatgtgtgtgtgtgtgtgtgtttgtatgtgtggttgttttttttttgttttgctttgtaatCTGCTTGGTTTACCTGACGTCAGTTGCTGTCCACCTGCATGGGGCGGTCCACTTggcgcttgttgttgttgttgctgttgtgccaTCAAACTATATGTTAAAGCATCCGAAGCTGCTGAATTGaagaattgtttgttgttgttgttttacatATCGAAATAGAGAgcgtgcgagcgagagagagagaaagggagagaaatTCAAAGAGAAATTAGAACtaacatttgtttgtttaaaagAAGTTGAcaccgcgagcaaagcgacGCGCGACGGCAGCACGGGGAAAGGGTGGGGGTGAAAAATAGGGCCATTTACATGAATACATGGGGATGAtaataaagctaaaaaaaaaaactattgagACACTGCCCAAAAACGAGTTCTCTATATCGCATAAAAGTGATTGATAGTAGACCAGTGTATTCTTCCAGCTTTAATTGTTTGCTTGATCATTTGATTGATGcactgattgattgattgataacCCAACACCAGTAGGAAAATAATCAGAAAATACCGTGACCAAGGAATTTGCATGaggttttatgtatatacagaacagaatagaatagaataaacAAACGGACCACGCCTACTCGTACAACCACGACGACAACACGCCTCCTTCAATTCCTACTGCGAGTACTCATTGAATCTGATCCTAACCAAAAATAGTACGTGATATGCTTgcgtgcgtatgtgtgtgtgcgtgtttgtgtaACAAAATCAAGAACTGGTCAGAGTAATATTAtgatgatatatatatatgatagtCGCGTCCCGCTTTGCTGTCAAGTGGCTGTTCTTCCTCCTTTTTCTCCTCATCCTCCTGCTTCTTCTCATCTTCTCATCTTCTTCTCATCATCTTCTAATctccacatacacacacatacacacaggaGCTCCACTCGACTGCCACTTACCACTACTGTGGGTCGCTTTGGGCGTTGCCTGTtgcgactgttgctgttgttgttgctgtggctgctgatTATGATTACTCCGGTAGCTGAATAGAAAACCGGGCTGAACAATTGTGgcacgttgttgctgttgctgctgctgttgcagcgcTTGTTGAtgcaactgctgttgttgctgtagagccgcctgttgctgctgttgttggcgtaCGGCAACAACCACCGTATTGCCACCCAATTGTTGGTGGTATTGGTATTGATTGGGCGGcacctgttgctgttgttgttgctgttgtagtgctgcagcagcagccgtgCTGggtgcaacaacagctgctgctgcagctagttgatgttgctgttgcagatgatgctgttgttgttgctgctgctgctgctgtgcggcTGCTGCGGAACTCACACAGGAACCCGTTTTGCTACGTGAACTGCGTCGCAGTGAtgaatgttgctgctgtgcgtAGGCagtgtgttgttgctgctgctgttgttgttgtgttggtGGCGGcacaaatgttgttgctgcgtaACGTGGTTGCTGATATATAATAGGCGGAGGCACTGGCCGTGATTGTTGCGGCCCTGTGGAATTATAGTgatgcggttgttgttgttgtgggtgttgttgctgctgttgcagattgagtacagcgacagcagcagccgaACTGTGATAATaatgcggctgctgttgctgctgatgatgttgctgatgtggttgttgttgctgatgatgatgatgatgttgctgctgctggtggtgttgttgttgctgtgcggCTGTATAAAATGCCGCTGCTTGAAAATGTTGAGTCGCTGGCGCAGTAGGCGCCACAAAGGAAGACAAATGTGCAGCAGCAAACTGATGTGCaggcagcaactgttgctgctgtagagGTGGCACtggatgctgatgctgctgttgctgctgagtTGGGTAGGGCGTCATGTGAACGCTGTAATCAACAAtgccaacagcagcggcagcagcagcaacattgctGCGTGTGCCACGTGCCGCCCCACTgccaatttgttgttggcccTGTGGGGCGGCACGTTGATAGCccgacgttgttgttgctcctgttgctgcagctgcaactgctgctgacGTCTGTTggtgtgttgttgctgttcctgctgctgctgttgctgccgacGCAGTCGGTGCAGCTGTTGATGAGTATGTTGCCAGCGTGTTTTTGTtctgtttgctgctgctgttgttgttgttgctgctgttggttgcACTTATTGCTGTGGTTGTAAATttagtgttgctgctgcgcctGTTGCGACTCGCATGTGCTGCaccttttgttgtagttggttggttgttgttgttgtagtggaggttgttggttgttcgttcgttttgttgtttggttATTGTTGGGCGGCAAGTAGAAAGGGAGGTAGAGTAGTGGGAGACAACAGTTAAACagctttgtttttggttttataatttttgtggttgtagaggttgttgttgttgttattgattgCAGCTACTCTAATacgttagttgttgttgtagttggatATTTGAATGCAAGAGAAATTTAAGAGCGCAGTGGGGTTGGAAATTGGTGGGTTGGGTGGAGATGTGGGGGGGGTTTGTTGGTTATTTCAGGGCCTGGAGGTGGGGAATTGGACTGGATTGGATTGATTTCGGATAACATTCTGCGACGCTCAGTCGCTGacaatgatgatgttgctgctgctgctgctgttgttcttgatgttgttgttgctgctgctgctgctgctcgtcaCTAAACtactttgtttgtttgtatgtgtatttaaaaagttgcaatcacacacacatacgcacacaagcaagtgcaacagcaaaatgttgttgctgttgctgttaatttAACTGTTGCTgcgattgctgctgttgtcgttgtcttgAGTTAAGTttccccatttttttttttttttcgttgttgctgcacttttgttgttgctgctgctgctaatagttgtcgttgttgttgctgctgctgttgctacataaacttttctctctttctcccgcttttgctctctctctctttctctgtctctctcattTTAGCATATCACTTTCTCTTGCTTTCTGCGACGTCgctttaaattcttattattatattcaattttatatagtattatagattcgatttatttaaatattctttgactttttgtttgcacaaaaacaacaacatcatcatcatcatcaacaacacaAGGCATCAGCAATGAAATATTCgtgacatatatatatatatatattttttttttttttttaatgcatacatatatatacgtagATACTTATTAATTGATGTATGGCTTATCATTACTAAGTTGAAATATAGTATTGTAAATtttagcaaaacaaaacagaatcAACTGAatttacagcaacaacaaaaataatgatagcaacaacaacgtgcaAAATGAAACAACTTGTTGTTATAAGTggtataacaaaataataatcattttccTATTTGTAGTAGGGGCACACTGGCCACTGAAACTCTTTGGGTGGATAAAAGGACACACTGCTTATGTGgtgcaaaattaataaatataaataattgtatatatacacatattaatatgtaatttattaattttaatagttgAATAGAATTCAATGGGCGTATGATTCGAATGATGAGTGAATGCAAGTGAACA
The genomic region above belongs to Drosophila innubila isolate TH190305 chromosome 3R unlocalized genomic scaffold, UK_Dinn_1.0 2_E_3R, whole genome shotgun sequence and contains:
- the LOC117791898 gene encoding E3 ubiquitin-protein ligase TRIP12 isoform X3; amino-acid sequence: MAESVKSQTLSALTEGQHDGSTITTSNSQRHYNNNNNNNNNKINKKRNTATAVASTLSSSVTASASRSRSKGRNFNSTATTANNKQSNNKKSSTATFVGGVITTPNNCNDSSISPGSRKRQHQLHYNNNNSQNHNKTQSPGGDQFVELNSPLKKRRVQQAPSSVCEASVIESSRGGTGVGGTPVASAETQHSTPRLASGGDCVAQRTRSKTLTPEELPSTSSAAAAAARHSNNSKQAKETGNYNHVIGVTPQRGAAARAASAAGTAGSGSGSGARSSSSSNSGSNLLNYYRKTRKVSHTRAKPSATTTEQQQQQQKQQQLEHSIRKLSSSTSERENNNSARLQASSSAVIAAAAAIDAASSTTTVARHEGNSNVALKRLDRKSNSNSSNSNNNKYTKYRKSLRNYQQQLLARIEATANKITSDEDDNNEYGSLDVEHPGPSSSEAEANNTDDADAETNVVAEVDGDGDGDVVDSAPDVSLEAAVATTSDGDEDEQDEDEQEEEVEPEEEEVGFYEIVNSADSSYEEDAQIVAEEDELSEEEDVDDEEDDDLEEDFDEEEDLSEGEFAEHIIGELGGAAHASRNRRSSNTKFTTTAISATNSSNNNNSSSKQNKNTLATYSSTAAPTASAATAAAGTATTHQQTSAAVAAAATGATTTSGYQRAAPQGQQQIGSGAARGTRSNVAAAAAAVGIVDYSVHMTPYPTQQQQQHQHPVPPLQQQQLLPAHQFAAAHLSSFVAPTAPATQHFQAAAFYTAAQQQQHHQQQQHHHHHQQQQPHQQHHQQQQQPHYYHSSAAAVAVLNLQQQQQHPQQQQPHHYNSTGPQQSRPVPPPIIYQQPRYAATTFVPPPTQQQQQQQQHTAYAQQQHSSLRRSSRSKTGSCVSSAAAAQQQQQQQQQHHLQQQHQLAAAAAVVAPSTAAAAALQQQQQQQQVPPNQYQYHQQLGGNTVVVAVRQQQQQQAALQQQQQLHQQALQQQQQQQQRATIVQPGFLFSYRSNHNQQPQQQQQQQSQQATPKATHSSAASDALTYSLMAQQQQQQQAPSGPPHAGGQQLTSGNNSANLSIVAAALSAARDSAVNVNISGAVGATSSSTASGGSNSNNSASAGGSSNSNVTATTTTSSTQSAALQTAAAAAAAAATGAAAVNAAAAAAAAAAAAAADSESDDSEVGRLQALLEARGLPPHLFGALGPRMTHILHRTIGNSSTSKANQLLQGLQSHDESQQLQAAIEMCQMLVMGNEDTLAGFPVKQVVPALIQLLRMEHNFDIMNNACRALAYMLEALPRSAGTVVDAVPVFLEKLQVIQCMDVAEQSLTALEILSRRHNKAILQANGISACLTYLDFFSIVAQRAALSITANCCQNMHAEEFHFVSESLPQLARLLSQQDKKCVDSVCTAFWRLVESFPHDGKRLQQIASPDLLKNCQQLLVMTPAILNTGTFTNVVRMLSLMCAACPDLAISLLRNDIAATLLYLLTGNAEPAAASATHVELVTRPPLELLELTCLIGELMPRLPLEGIFAVDALLDRPTLNTQDQVQWQWRDDRGAWHNYSTIDSRLIEAAHQSSEDEISLSTLGRTYTVDFHAMQQINEDTGTTRPVQRKLNPNYVAPAAAGQDLSTTGATASASASASTSASSSNNNNNNNTSICTSSNSKRRPSLDARIACLKEERGLAADFIKHIFNVLYEVYSSSAGPNVRYKCLRALLRMVYYATPELLRQVLKYQLVSSHIAGMLGSNDLRIVVGALQMAEILMRQLPDVFGTHFRREGVIYQFTQLTDPSNPICANPSPKPLNTSGSQLATPTANAGGSQSAPASANSLQVNPFFMDNVTASSAGSSSASATPSSSKHQSYSVKSFSHAMNALTASANAVAKQQHHQQQHQHHQQQHTTNAAGSLDATGYNYSSSAPSSSVSTGTGTGVGAAYFVAATSATDPRQYLNFQQPAAPLSAAQLELLPAGGSSSNQQQQQHQQQLPTQVIYNSVQGQGSTGFQQQQQMIVAVPSTSAAAAGNSNSSNSGNNCSSSALQHKMTDMLKRKAPPKRKSQSSGRAKSRQEDAAAAAAAATSASSAMHELLSRATSLGSNAGGRSTPSSGSGSSNSKSRFSAGNTSGNASSSSTKSSFLASLNPARWGRQAAHHHHHQQQQQQQQQSSHHGLTKDTGSSSSSGTGAGGASGACSSAGLAYAGSQHGAAGMNAAAVAASISKSISHANLMAAANRERARQWVREQAIDFVKRYTEQEARRSKAARDSEGNSATGGAVGSGMGSSAAAAMSTTSLASTSVLERLSSILLKLNGSYHDCLDALLELKTILLESDISPFEVNHSGLIKAMLNYMTSESGLVDRDARLRSFMHVFAGLPLEPLLQNVGQLPTIEPLAFGAFVAKLNGCVTQLEQFPVKVHDFQAGPGGRTNQSALRFFNTHQLKCNLQRHPQCSNLRQWKGGTVKIDPLAMVQAIERYLVVRGYGGIRADSDDDSEEDMDDNVAAVVMTQSGFKHKLQFLIGEHVLPYNMTVYQAVKQFSPLVNEQHETDNESEMLLGNSSIWVQQHTIYYRPVEEEGVGSGANSSCSSSSNQAQHKTSSNSNATSSSSHLATSSCSSSSSAATSSGGKKSHKSSSKFMRKKTELWHEGIAPAVLSPLKQFLSSCLPADVVTVQDASLDALCMLRVIHALNRHWEHLYGCVVRQNIIGQSEFVHPKITAKANRQLQDPLVIMTGNLPQWLPQIGMACPFLFPFETRHLLFYATSFDRDRALQRLLDTTPDLNAAESSERVAPRLDRRKRAISRAELLKQAEHILQDFGNSKALLEIQYENEVGTGLGPTLEFYALVSSELQRTDLGLWNGSDSYRHNSSNIVDVVKSTSAVLHIEDAPESINEQTQAAAAATATATVVSSTTTTTATNAHLTRSSSRSNALRNQQQQQQHQQHQAEHSSSSAGANDNALNMIIAQQFSDTVANDGSTTTNVSQVLDQQTTTTVTTTTIGTTISTATMLSYVHTAHGLFPLPLGKSSKLPQMTKAKSKFKFLGKFMAKAVMDSRMLDLPFSLPFYRWLVSEEHSIGLADLLRVAPEVQSTLVRLQDMVRQREDIQSDPNLDAMEKKEKMEQLDLDGCPIADLGLDFVLPGHANIELCRGGRDTPVTVHNLHQYISLVTYWFLIEGVQKQFEALREGFDSIFPIQRLRMFYPEELECVFCGSGSEQHQRWDLKMLQDSCRTDHGFHQESQAIQFLYEILSSYNRDEQRAFLQFVTGSPRLPTGGFKALTPPLTIVRKTLDGNQNPNDYLPSVMTCVNYLKLPDYSSRDVMRQKLKVAANEGSMSFHLS